From Methylobacterium radiodurans, a single genomic window includes:
- the ubiE gene encoding bifunctional demethylmenaquinone methyltransferase/2-methoxy-6-polyprenyl-1,4-benzoquinol methylase UbiE, whose translation MTGEDRARGGTAADETTDFGYERVALGQKQGRVDAVFHSVARRYDLMNDLMSAGLHRAWKAQLVSMLRPSKGRPHRHLDVAGGTGDVAFRVLDAGGPRTAVTVLDINESMLRVGAERVPERFAGRIDFVTGNAESLPLPDATFDAYTIAFGIRNVPRIDLALAEARRVLKPGGRFLCLEFSQVDLPVLDRIYDAYSFHVIPRIGARVAGDAESYRYLVESIRKFPTRGAFAGLIEQAGFRHVTDRPLSGGIVAIHSGWKVS comes from the coding sequence ATGACGGGCGAGGATCGGGCGCGGGGCGGGACAGCTGCCGACGAGACCACCGATTTCGGCTACGAGCGCGTGGCGCTGGGACAGAAGCAGGGTCGCGTGGATGCGGTGTTCCACTCGGTCGCCCGCCGCTACGACCTAATGAACGACCTGATGTCGGCGGGGCTCCACCGGGCCTGGAAGGCGCAGCTCGTCTCGATGCTGCGCCCGTCAAAGGGCCGGCCCCACCGCCACCTCGACGTGGCGGGCGGCACCGGCGACGTCGCCTTCCGGGTGCTCGACGCGGGAGGCCCGCGCACCGCCGTCACGGTGCTCGACATCAACGAGTCGATGTTGCGCGTCGGCGCCGAGCGGGTGCCCGAGCGCTTCGCCGGGCGGATCGATTTCGTCACTGGCAACGCCGAGAGCCTGCCGCTGCCCGACGCCACCTTCGACGCCTACACCATCGCCTTCGGCATCCGGAACGTGCCGCGCATCGACCTCGCGCTCGCCGAGGCGCGCCGCGTGCTGAAGCCCGGCGGGCGCTTCCTCTGCCTCGAATTCTCGCAGGTCGATCTGCCTGTGCTCGACAGGATCTACGACGCCTACTCCTTCCACGTGATCCCGCGCATCGGCGCGCGGGTGGCGGGCGACGCCGAATCCTACCGCTACCTCGTGGAATCGATCCGCAAGTTCCCGACGCGGGGCGCCTTCGCGGGACTGATCGAGCAGGCGGGCTTCCGCCACGTCACCGACCGCCCGCTCTCCGGCGGGATCGTCGCCATCCATTCCGGCTGGAAGGTCTCGTGA
- the ubiB gene encoding 2-polyprenylphenol 6-hydroxylase has protein sequence MLGAIFHLARGAHVGFVLAREGALSFVDPAELPPHLRLALKLGRSLERPGLGDGAARLSAAMTRLGPSYVKFGQFLATRPDIVGMKAARDLEKLQDRVPPFPQGTAIRVVEAAFGKPVGTLFVSFSEPIAAASIAQVHKAVVQDADGTQRALAVKIMRPGVRERFQRDLQVMRFIARVVHALSPQAERLRPREVVEILARSVMMEMDFRLEAAAASELAENTKDDPDFRVPRPEWELTARDVLSSEWIDGTKLHSKAEIVAAGLDPEAVGRAVIQSFLRHAIRDGFFHADMHQGNLFVDASGKLVAVDFGIMGRLGRNERRFLAEILLGFIMRDYRRVAQVHFEAGYVPAHHSVEDFAQAIRAIGEPIHQRRADEISMAKVLTLLFDVTALFDMSTRTELVMLQKTMVVVEGVARSLDPRLDMWTTAEPVVRAWIGRNLGPVGRLEQGTEALRTIADVVADMPDLAQRLKRVIIRLDESGTGDAQRVERFARNERRRAVLQTLALWGIAIGALVLAFR, from the coding sequence GTGCTCGGCGCGATCTTCCACCTGGCGCGCGGCGCCCATGTCGGCTTCGTGCTGGCGCGCGAGGGGGCGCTGTCCTTCGTCGACCCCGCCGAGCTGCCGCCGCACCTGCGGCTCGCGCTGAAGCTCGGCCGCTCGCTGGAGCGGCCCGGCCTCGGCGACGGCGCGGCCCGGCTCTCGGCGGCGATGACCCGGCTCGGGCCGAGCTACGTCAAGTTCGGCCAGTTCCTGGCGACGCGCCCCGACATCGTGGGCATGAAGGCGGCCCGCGACCTGGAGAAGCTGCAGGACCGAGTGCCGCCCTTCCCGCAGGGCACCGCGATCCGGGTTGTGGAGGCGGCCTTCGGCAAGCCGGTCGGCACGCTGTTCGTCTCCTTCAGCGAGCCGATCGCCGCGGCCTCGATCGCCCAGGTGCACAAGGCGGTGGTGCAGGATGCCGACGGCACGCAGCGCGCGCTCGCCGTGAAGATCATGCGGCCGGGCGTGCGCGAGCGATTCCAGCGCGACCTGCAGGTGATGCGCTTCATCGCCCGCGTGGTTCACGCGCTCTCGCCCCAGGCCGAGCGCCTGCGCCCGCGGGAGGTGGTGGAGATCCTCGCCCGCTCCGTGATGATGGAGATGGATTTCCGCCTCGAAGCGGCGGCGGCCTCGGAACTCGCCGAGAACACGAAGGACGATCCCGATTTCCGTGTGCCGCGACCTGAATGGGAGCTGACGGCGCGCGACGTGCTCTCCTCCGAGTGGATCGACGGGACGAAGCTCCACAGCAAGGCGGAGATCGTGGCGGCCGGGCTCGACCCGGAGGCGGTCGGCCGCGCGGTGATCCAGAGCTTCCTGCGCCACGCCATCCGCGACGGCTTCTTCCACGCCGACATGCACCAGGGAAACCTGTTCGTGGACGCGTCTGGCAAGCTCGTCGCGGTCGATTTCGGCATCATGGGCCGGCTCGGACGCAACGAGCGGCGCTTCCTCGCCGAGATCCTGCTCGGCTTCATCATGCGCGACTACCGCCGGGTGGCGCAGGTGCATTTCGAGGCCGGCTACGTGCCGGCGCACCACTCGGTGGAGGATTTCGCGCAGGCGATCCGGGCGATCGGCGAGCCGATCCATCAGCGCCGAGCCGACGAGATCTCGATGGCGAAGGTGCTGACGCTCCTCTTCGATGTCACCGCGCTCTTCGACATGAGCACGCGGACCGAATTGGTGATGCTGCAGAAGACCATGGTGGTGGTCGAGGGTGTCGCCCGCTCGCTGGACCCGCGCCTCGATATGTGGACCACCGCCGAGCCGGTGGTGCGCGCCTGGATCGGGCGCAATCTCGGGCCGGTGGGTCGGCTCGAACAGGGGACGGAGGCGCTGCGCACCATCGCGGATGTCGTTGCCGACATGCCCGACCTCGCCCAGCGCCTGAAGCGGGTGATCATCCGCCTCGACGAGTCGGGCACCGGCGACGCGCAGCGCGTCGAGCGCTTCGCCCGCAACGAGCGCCGCCGGGCGGTCCTCCAGACCCTGGCGCTCTGGGGCATCGCGATCGGTGCGCTGGTGCTGGCCTTCCGGTAG
- the coaBC gene encoding bifunctional phosphopantothenoylcysteine decarboxylase/phosphopantothenate--cysteine ligase CoaBC, with protein MTLPLADRRILLVIGGGIAAYKTLDLIRRLRERGASVCPVLTAGAQEFVTPLAAAALAGERAHTDLFDRAEEADIGHIKLARRADAVVVAPATANLMARMATGQTPDLAGTVLLATTLPILIAPAMNVRMWQHPATQRNLATLRADGVRVVGPNDGRMAENETGPGRMAEPNEIADAVEAMLTRPPGPLAGRRVLVTSGPTHEPIDPVRYLANRSSGRQGHAIAAAAAEAGAEVTLISGPVAIPDPAGVPVVRVETAREMLEAVRAALPADLAVFAAAVGDWRPAAEQGHKIKKDGAAPPPLALVENPDILATVSQMSEGRPTLVVGFAAETDRVLDHARAKLARKGCDLLVANDVSPAGGVMGGARNTVHLLGRDGALETWPTLAKDEVGRRLVERFAALLART; from the coding sequence ATGACCCTGCCGCTCGCCGACCGCCGCATCCTCCTCGTCATCGGCGGGGGCATCGCGGCCTACAAGACGCTGGACCTGATCCGGCGCCTGCGCGAGCGGGGCGCGAGCGTCTGTCCGGTGCTGACGGCCGGCGCGCAGGAATTCGTGACTCCGCTCGCCGCCGCCGCGCTCGCGGGCGAGCGGGCCCATACCGATCTGTTCGACCGGGCGGAGGAGGCCGATATCGGCCACATCAAGCTCGCCCGCCGGGCCGACGCCGTGGTTGTGGCGCCCGCCACCGCCAACCTGATGGCCCGGATGGCGACCGGTCAGACGCCGGACCTCGCCGGCACGGTGCTGCTCGCCACGACCCTGCCGATCCTGATCGCGCCCGCCATGAACGTGCGGATGTGGCAGCACCCGGCGACGCAGCGGAACCTCGCGACGCTCCGCGCCGACGGCGTGCGGGTCGTCGGCCCCAACGACGGCCGCATGGCCGAGAACGAGACCGGCCCTGGCCGGATGGCCGAGCCCAACGAGATCGCCGACGCGGTGGAGGCGATGCTCACCCGCCCGCCGGGCCCGCTCGCCGGACGGCGCGTGCTGGTGACCTCCGGCCCCACCCACGAGCCGATCGACCCGGTGCGCTACCTCGCCAACCGTTCCTCGGGCCGCCAGGGCCACGCCATCGCGGCGGCCGCGGCCGAGGCCGGCGCCGAGGTCACGCTCATCTCCGGGCCGGTGGCGATTCCCGATCCGGCGGGGGTGCCGGTGGTGCGCGTCGAGACGGCGCGGGAGATGCTGGAGGCCGTGCGCGCCGCGCTCCCCGCCGATCTCGCGGTCTTCGCGGCGGCGGTGGGCGACTGGCGCCCGGCCGCCGAGCAGGGCCACAAGATCAAGAAGGACGGCGCCGCTCCCCCGCCGCTGGCGCTCGTCGAGAACCCCGATATCCTCGCCACCGTCTCTCAGATGTCGGAGGGCCGGCCGACCCTCGTCGTCGGCTTCGCGGCCGAGACCGACCGGGTGCTCGATCACGCCCGCGCCAAGCTCGCCCGAAAGGGCTGCGACCTGCTGGTGGCCAACGACGTCTCGCCCGCGGGCGGCGTGATGGGCGGCGCCCGGAACACCGTCCACCTGCTGGGACGCGACGGCGCGCTCGAGACCTGGCCGACGCTCGCCAAGGACGAGGTCGGCCGGCGGCTTGTGGAGCGGTTCGCGGCACTCCTCGCCCGGACCTGA
- a CDS encoding methyl-accepting chemotaxis protein, translating to MKLGLGLKIHAVTAMALAGMLVVIGLAVHGLSGEIDGARATRTRQAVELARGILAHYEGEARAGRLTQDAARAAALGTVKTLRFAGDEYFFVVDDALRMIMHPIKPALDGKDMTGFADPNGYKLFQAMGETVRRNGAGFVAYLWPKPGAEAPVGKISYVAGFQPWGLIVGAGVYTDDTMAYLRDTVLRLGGGLFAVLALVGLVAAVIGRNVTRPVLGLAEAMARVARGEHTAIPGRDRGDEIGSMARALEVVRDAAAGKAELEAQARDQARSQIDHGQRLEAGIDAFREAVQGSLAGLARDTDTMQATARTLSGIAARSATEASAATASSISTAHNVTAVAGATEELSSSIQEIARQVEGATGVVRRGAAMGERSAEQVDHLSQSAARIGAVVATVQAIASQTNLLALNATIEAARAGEAGRGFAVVAAEVKELANQTAQATEEIVGYVAEIQASTRAAVEGIHALTGVMREIDGVTVAVAGSIDQQDSAAREIASSIGSAASGTDTLARAMRLATQAADETQGAAGSMLTVSDSLGQQSRAIEQQVRAFLDALRDPGARAA from the coding sequence ATGAAGCTCGGCCTCGGTCTCAAGATCCACGCCGTGACAGCGATGGCCCTGGCCGGCATGCTGGTGGTCATCGGGCTCGCGGTGCACGGCCTCTCCGGCGAGATCGACGGGGCGCGGGCCACCCGCACGCGGCAGGCGGTCGAGCTCGCCCGCGGCATCCTGGCCCACTACGAGGGCGAGGCGCGGGCTGGCCGCCTGACGCAGGACGCGGCCCGGGCGGCGGCGCTCGGCACGGTCAAGACCCTGCGGTTTGCCGGCGACGAGTACTTCTTCGTCGTGGACGACGCGCTCCGGATGATCATGCACCCGATCAAGCCGGCGCTCGACGGCAAGGACATGACCGGCTTTGCCGACCCGAACGGCTACAAGCTCTTCCAGGCGATGGGAGAGACCGTGCGCCGGAACGGGGCCGGCTTCGTCGCCTATCTCTGGCCGAAGCCCGGCGCCGAGGCGCCGGTCGGCAAGATCTCGTACGTTGCGGGCTTTCAGCCCTGGGGCCTGATCGTCGGGGCGGGCGTCTACACCGACGACACGATGGCCTACCTGCGCGACACCGTGCTGCGGCTGGGCGGCGGCCTGTTCGCGGTTCTCGCCCTGGTCGGGCTGGTGGCGGCTGTGATCGGGCGGAACGTGACCCGGCCGGTGCTGGGCCTCGCAGAGGCGATGGCGCGCGTTGCCCGAGGCGAGCACACCGCGATTCCGGGCCGCGACCGCGGGGACGAGATCGGCAGCATGGCGCGCGCCCTCGAAGTGGTCCGCGACGCAGCCGCCGGCAAGGCGGAGCTCGAGGCCCAGGCGCGGGATCAGGCGCGTTCGCAGATCGATCATGGGCAGCGCCTGGAGGCCGGCATCGACGCCTTCCGCGAGGCGGTTCAGGGCTCGCTCGCGGGGCTTGCCCGCGACACCGACACCATGCAGGCGACGGCCCGCACCCTCTCGGGGATCGCCGCCCGCTCGGCCACCGAGGCCTCGGCTGCCACCGCCTCGTCGATCTCGACGGCCCATAACGTCACGGCCGTGGCCGGCGCCACGGAAGAGCTCTCGAGCTCGATCCAGGAGATCGCCCGGCAGGTCGAAGGCGCTACCGGCGTGGTCCGCCGCGGGGCCGCGATGGGCGAGCGCTCGGCCGAGCAGGTCGATCATCTGAGCCAGTCGGCGGCCCGCATCGGGGCGGTCGTGGCGACGGTGCAGGCGATCGCCAGCCAGACGAATCTGCTGGCGCTGAACGCGACCATTGAGGCGGCGCGGGCGGGCGAGGCCGGCCGCGGCTTCGCGGTGGTGGCCGCCGAGGTGAAGGAACTCGCCAACCAGACCGCGCAGGCGACCGAGGAGATCGTCGGCTACGTCGCCGAGATCCAGGCCTCGACCCGCGCGGCTGTCGAGGGCATCCACGCACTGACCGGGGTCATGCGCGAGATCGACGGCGTCACCGTCGCGGTCGCGGGGTCGATCGACCAGCAGGATTCCGCCGCCCGCGAGATCGCGAGCAGCATCGGCTCGGCCGCCAGCGGCACCGACACGCTGGCCCGCGCGATGCGCCTCGCGACGCAGGCGGCGGACGAGACGCAGGGGGCTGCGGGCTCGATGCTCACGGTTTCGGACAGCCTGGGGCAGCAGAGCCGGGCGATCGAGCAGCAGGTGCGCGCCTTCCTCGACGCGCTTCGAGACCCCGG